Proteins encoded by one window of Hyphomicrobium nitrativorans NL23:
- a CDS encoding formylmethanofuran dehydrogenase subunit A, protein MLIKFTGGTVYDPMNGVDGEVRDIYVQDGRIVAEPQPGTRIDEEYSLKGQVVMAGAIDPHSHIGGGKVTIGRMMLPEDHIGNEVARTELLRSGCGHAVPSTMTTGYRYAEMGYTAAFEPAMLPANARQAHLEMGDTPMIDKGAFVMLGNDDFFLSALAEKRDFAFIKDYIGWTMHASQALAVKIVNPGGINAFKFNQRALDLDEKNVHYGVTPRDIILTLARGMKELGVPHPIHIHGCNLGVPGSMHSTLATIRAAEGLPLHLTHIQFHSYGTEGDMKFSSGAPQIAELLNQHTNVSIDIGQIMFGQTCTASGDSMRQYGNTKSADPKKWVVMDIECDNGCGVVPMKYRDKSYVNALQWAIGLELFLLVNDPWRIFLTTDHPNGAPFYYYPHLIRLLMDRTFRNEMLEKLHPGAQAATILKSLDREYSLYEIAVMTRAGPAKSLGLRDRGHLGAGASADITIYEDLPDREAMFKTPLLVFKSGELIVKNGQVVKVVAGATHVARPDYDPGIEKTLRDYFERYHTVRLDNFRVSDQEIVDSNCGHTGGECGCVIVQPTGPRT, encoded by the coding sequence ATGCTGATCAAGTTCACCGGCGGCACCGTCTACGACCCCATGAACGGGGTCGACGGCGAGGTGCGGGACATCTATGTCCAGGACGGCCGGATCGTCGCCGAGCCGCAACCCGGGACGCGGATCGACGAAGAGTATTCGCTCAAGGGCCAAGTCGTCATGGCGGGCGCGATCGATCCGCACAGCCACATCGGCGGCGGCAAGGTCACCATCGGGCGCATGATGCTGCCCGAGGATCACATCGGAAACGAAGTGGCGCGCACGGAGCTCCTGCGCTCGGGCTGCGGCCACGCCGTGCCTTCCACGATGACCACCGGCTACCGCTACGCGGAGATGGGCTACACGGCCGCGTTCGAGCCCGCGATGCTGCCCGCCAACGCACGGCAAGCCCACCTCGAAATGGGCGACACGCCCATGATCGACAAGGGCGCGTTTGTGATGCTCGGCAACGACGACTTCTTCCTGAGCGCGCTCGCGGAGAAGCGGGACTTCGCGTTCATCAAGGATTACATCGGCTGGACCATGCACGCCTCGCAGGCGCTCGCGGTCAAGATCGTGAACCCCGGCGGCATCAACGCGTTCAAGTTCAATCAACGCGCGCTCGATCTCGACGAGAAGAACGTCCACTACGGCGTGACGCCCCGCGACATCATCCTGACGCTCGCACGCGGCATGAAGGAACTCGGCGTTCCGCATCCGATCCACATCCACGGGTGCAACCTCGGCGTTCCGGGCTCCATGCATTCGACGCTCGCCACGATCCGTGCGGCCGAAGGGCTGCCGCTCCATCTCACGCACATTCAGTTCCACAGCTACGGCACGGAAGGGGACATGAAGTTCTCGTCCGGCGCGCCGCAGATCGCCGAGCTTCTGAACCAGCACACGAACGTCTCGATCGATATCGGGCAGATCATGTTCGGGCAGACGTGCACGGCGTCCGGCGACTCCATGCGCCAGTACGGCAACACGAAGTCCGCCGATCCCAAGAAGTGGGTGGTGATGGACATCGAGTGCGACAACGGCTGCGGCGTGGTGCCGATGAAGTACCGCGACAAGAGCTACGTGAACGCGCTGCAGTGGGCGATCGGGCTCGAACTGTTCCTGCTCGTCAACGATCCGTGGCGGATCTTCCTCACGACCGATCATCCGAACGGCGCGCCGTTCTACTACTACCCGCATCTCATCCGGCTCTTGATGGACCGCACGTTCCGCAACGAGATGCTGGAAAAGCTACACCCCGGCGCGCAGGCGGCGACGATCCTGAAGTCGCTCGACCGCGAGTATTCGCTCTACGAGATCGCGGTCATGACGCGCGCGGGCCCGGCGAAGAGCCTCGGCCTGCGCGACCGCGGCCATCTGGGTGCCGGTGCTTCCGCCGACATCACGATCTACGAGGATCTGCCGGACCGCGAAGCGATGTTCAAGACGCCGCTCCTGGTGTTCAAGAGCGGCGAGCTGATCGTGAAGAACGGGCAAGTCGTGAAGGTGGTCGCGGGCGCCACGCACGTCGCCCGCCCCGACTACGACCCCGGCATCGAGAAGACGCTCAGGGATTATTTCGAACGCTACCACACCGTCCGGCTCGACAACTTCCGCGTCTCCGACCAGGAGATCGTCGACAGCAATTGCGGCCACACCGGCGGAGAGTGCGGCTGCGTCATCGTTCAGCCGACGGGACCGAGGACCTAA
- the fhcD gene encoding formylmethanofuran--tetrahydromethanopterin N-formyltransferase, protein MSAISRNGVTIDDTFAEAFGMSALGLIITADSAKWANICATVMTGFGTSVIGAGAECGIDRQLSPDETPDGRPGVRVLMFGFSPDALKPQLLNRVGQCVLTSPGSACFNGLDSPTTMPLAAGPRFFGDGWQTAKKLGKQRFWRVPVMDGEFIIEDKCGVTTEAVGGGNLLVLGRDRAGLLEVTEAAVAAIAKVDDVITPFPGGIVRSGSKVGSKYKGAIASTNDAFCPTLKGAVTSELDADTIAVLEIVIDGVTSASVADAMRAGLKTIIETGAAKGVTRVSAGNYGGNLGQHHYHLKDLLP, encoded by the coding sequence ATGAGCGCCATCTCAAGAAACGGCGTCACGATTGACGACACCTTCGCCGAAGCGTTCGGCATGAGCGCGCTCGGCCTCATCATCACCGCAGACTCGGCCAAGTGGGCGAACATTTGCGCGACCGTGATGACCGGCTTCGGCACCTCGGTGATCGGCGCGGGCGCGGAATGCGGCATCGACCGGCAACTTTCGCCCGACGAAACGCCGGACGGACGGCCGGGCGTGCGTGTGCTGATGTTCGGCTTCTCGCCGGACGCCCTCAAGCCGCAGCTTCTCAATCGCGTCGGGCAGTGCGTGCTGACGAGCCCGGGCTCCGCCTGCTTCAACGGCCTCGACAGCCCCACGACGATGCCACTCGCCGCCGGTCCACGCTTCTTCGGAGACGGCTGGCAGACGGCCAAGAAACTCGGCAAGCAGCGCTTCTGGCGCGTGCCCGTGATGGACGGTGAGTTCATCATCGAGGACAAATGCGGCGTCACCACCGAGGCGGTCGGCGGCGGCAACCTGCTGGTGCTCGGCCGTGACCGCGCAGGCCTTCTCGAAGTGACGGAAGCGGCCGTCGCAGCGATTGCAAAAGTGGACGACGTCATCACGCCGTTCCCCGGCGGCATCGTGCGCTCGGGCTCCAAAGTCGGCTCCAAATACAAGGGCGCCATCGCGTCCACCAACGACGCGTTCTGCCCCACGCTCAAGGGCGCGGTGACGTCGGAACTCGATGCCGACACGATTGCCGTGCTCGAAATCGTGATCGACGGCGTCACCTCGGCGTCCGTCGCGGACGCGATGCGGGCCGGTCTCAAAACCATCATCGAGACGGGCGCCGCGAAGGGCGTCACGCGGGTCTCTGCCGGCAACTACGGCGGCAATCTCGGCCAGCATCACTATCACCTGAAGGACCTGCTGCCATGA
- a CDS encoding formylmethanofuran dehydrogenase subunit C, with product MSTLSFTLRTAPTHALDLSSLIPGRLAELSTAEIEKLPLVTGAHALNVGDVFTVSGTPGAALAISADSTLLDYVGAGLDQGTITVEGSVGNHAARGMKGGTLEIRGNAGAYLASSATGGLVHVKGSAGDYLGGARPGDKFGLLGGTVVVEGDIGERAGERMRRGIVVTRGKFGAAAGSRMVGGTLWTEAGFGPRPGPLLRRGTLIAPKVDELLPTFADCGRHDLVILNILSRYIAKTLGPLAPKPLPPLVRKLAGDRATIGKGEILLTA from the coding sequence ATGAGCACGCTGAGCTTCACCCTGCGCACGGCGCCGACGCATGCGCTCGACCTCTCCAGCCTGATTCCGGGCCGTCTGGCCGAGCTTTCTACGGCTGAGATCGAGAAGCTGCCGCTCGTCACGGGCGCCCATGCGCTCAACGTCGGCGACGTGTTCACCGTTTCGGGCACGCCGGGCGCCGCGCTCGCGATCTCGGCAGACTCGACGCTGCTCGATTACGTCGGCGCGGGTCTCGACCAGGGCACGATCACGGTCGAGGGTTCCGTCGGCAACCACGCGGCGCGTGGCATGAAGGGCGGCACGCTTGAGATCCGCGGTAATGCGGGGGCCTATCTCGCTTCGTCGGCGACGGGCGGCCTCGTGCATGTGAAGGGCTCGGCGGGCGACTATCTCGGCGGCGCGCGTCCCGGCGACAAGTTCGGCCTGCTCGGGGGCACGGTCGTCGTCGAAGGCGACATCGGGGAGCGTGCGGGCGAACGGATGCGGCGCGGCATCGTCGTGACGCGGGGCAAGTTCGGCGCCGCTGCCGGTTCGCGCATGGTCGGCGGCACGCTCTGGACGGAGGCGGGCTTCGGGCCGCGCCCCGGTCCGCTGCTGCGCCGCGGCACGCTGATCGCGCCCAAGGTGGACGAGCTTCTGCCGACGTTCGCCGATTGCGGACGCCACGACCTCGTCATCCTCAACATCCTGTCGCGCTACATTGCAAAGACCTTGGGGCCGCTCGCGCCGAAGCCGCTGCCGCCGCTGGTGCGGAAGCTCGCGGGAGACCGCGCCACCATCGGCAAGGGCGAGATCTTGCTGACCGCATAA
- a CDS encoding DUF1194 domain-containing protein, with protein MKKRNLRGGTWPGIALALAALTAMATLSGLRAQFADAQAYVDTALVVSVDVSNSVDAHRYKLQMEGIATALEDPEVLKAILNGPNASILFSMVTWADRPRQVIAWERISSPAEAAAVANMVRKLPRQTGEFTCVSAMLRAISDKVVSQIPAKPFRTIVDVSGDGRENCNPDEDPAAVRDELAALGVTVNGLPILEADEGDTLEQWYRENVMGGPGSFVLPADGFDDFGRAIRQKFIMEISSGVPAYKQASRRN; from the coding sequence ATGAAAAAACGAAACCTGAGGGGCGGGACGTGGCCCGGGATCGCACTGGCGCTCGCAGCTTTGACAGCTATGGCAACGCTCTCCGGTTTGCGGGCTCAGTTTGCAGATGCGCAGGCCTACGTCGATACAGCCCTCGTCGTGTCCGTCGATGTCTCGAACTCCGTCGATGCGCACCGCTATAAGCTGCAGATGGAGGGGATAGCGACCGCGCTCGAAGACCCGGAGGTCTTGAAAGCTATTCTGAACGGCCCGAACGCATCGATTCTGTTCTCGATGGTGACGTGGGCCGACAGGCCGCGCCAGGTCATCGCCTGGGAGCGCATCTCCTCGCCCGCCGAGGCGGCCGCCGTCGCGAACATGGTGCGAAAGCTTCCCCGCCAGACCGGAGAGTTCACCTGCGTCTCCGCCATGCTGCGCGCGATCTCGGATAAGGTCGTCTCGCAGATCCCCGCCAAGCCCTTCCGCACCATCGTCGACGTCTCGGGCGATGGGCGCGAGAACTGCAATCCTGACGAGGATCCAGCCGCCGTTCGCGATGAGCTTGCCGCCTTGGGCGTGACCGTGAACGGCTTGCCCATCCTCGAAGCCGACGAGGGCGATACGCTGGAGCAGTGGTATCGCGAGAACGTGATGGGCGGGCCCGGCTCGTTCGTGCTGCCCGCCGACGGCTTCGACGATTTCGGCCGCGCGATCCGCCAGAAGTTCATCATGGAGATCAGCAGCGGCGTGCCGGCCTACAAGCAGGCAAGCCGGCGAAACTAA
- a CDS encoding TonB-dependent receptor — protein sequence MTSPFRPVSRRHISPARGTYSLAAIGTVVLAIHAWPASAQETELPEITVTTTAAQPKAPRPKQAAAAPSGVPVPQSPSADTPAGAPVSPGTRSGSLTVPTTAEAVAEIQRTPGAVEIVPADAYAASTPAVTIKDALDYVPGVFVQPKWGEDARLSIRGSGISRNFHLRGTQLFMDGIPISTADGFGDFQEVDPTVYRYIEVFKGANALRFGANSLGGAINFVMPTGYDAHRFTARTDIGSFGFRKFSSSSGGVSGPVDYFIAGTWQEWDGYRDHSWGESLRGSMNLGYRLSENVETRFYVNANDVEQRIPGAVTRQTALTDPKQAAAVNVLNDWQRNIETLRIANKTTVRLSQGTLLEFGAFNVDRHLDHPIYQWLDYRYDDYGGFARLSDDSVIAGFRNRFIAGVNLHNGTVDVRHFGNGPNAAKLALISHTENRSENLSVYAENSFFVLPDVALVAGLQFLHADRDRDVFFGNEQSGRNTFDVWSPKAGIVWDVDPGWQMFANISRSAEVPSFGENAVSGSAFTAKLQEATTYEIGTRGRRETYHWDIALYRAEIDNELQCLTILVPFPNMCTVTNADKTVHQGLELGFGAAVLHSLIVDGPTPDRLWLNAAYTLNDFHFDNDAVWGDNELPGLPRHFLRAELMYRHPSGVFFGPNVEWAPSAYFVDNANTLKTEGYAIWGAKLGYEGETFTAYIEGRNLSDTAYIASASVSGNVLGLDGAYFEPGTGRAIYGGVQVKW from the coding sequence ATGACATCGCCATTCCGTCCGGTTTCCCGCCGGCACATTTCCCCCGCTCGCGGCACATATTCGCTTGCGGCAATTGGGACTGTCGTCCTCGCCATTCACGCCTGGCCCGCCTCGGCCCAGGAAACCGAACTTCCCGAAATCACCGTCACGACGACGGCGGCACAGCCGAAGGCGCCGCGACCCAAGCAAGCGGCCGCTGCCCCCAGCGGCGTTCCCGTGCCTCAATCGCCTTCCGCCGACACGCCCGCCGGTGCGCCGGTTTCGCCTGGGACGCGCTCCGGCAGCCTCACGGTGCCGACGACGGCAGAAGCGGTCGCGGAGATCCAGCGCACGCCGGGGGCCGTCGAGATCGTTCCGGCGGATGCCTATGCGGCGTCCACCCCCGCCGTGACCATCAAGGATGCGCTGGATTACGTGCCGGGCGTGTTCGTGCAGCCGAAGTGGGGCGAAGACGCTCGCCTTTCGATCCGCGGTTCGGGCATCTCGCGCAATTTCCATCTGCGCGGCACGCAGCTCTTCATGGACGGCATCCCGATCAGCACCGCGGACGGGTTCGGAGACTTCCAGGAGGTCGACCCGACGGTCTACCGCTACATCGAGGTGTTCAAGGGCGCGAATGCGCTCCGCTTCGGTGCCAACTCGCTCGGCGGGGCGATCAACTTCGTGATGCCCACCGGCTACGACGCTCATCGCTTCACCGCGCGGACCGACATCGGCAGCTTCGGGTTCCGCAAGTTCTCGTCAAGCTCAGGCGGCGTGTCGGGGCCGGTCGACTACTTTATTGCCGGCACCTGGCAGGAATGGGACGGCTACCGCGATCATAGCTGGGGCGAAAGCCTGCGCGGCTCGATGAACCTCGGCTACCGGCTCAGCGAAAACGTGGAGACGCGTTTCTACGTGAACGCCAACGACGTCGAGCAGCGCATCCCTGGCGCCGTGACGCGCCAGACCGCGCTGACCGATCCGAAACAAGCCGCCGCCGTCAACGTTCTCAACGATTGGCAGCGCAATATCGAGACGCTGCGCATCGCCAACAAGACGACGGTCCGCCTTTCGCAAGGCACGCTGCTCGAATTCGGCGCGTTCAACGTGGACCGCCATCTCGACCATCCGATCTATCAGTGGCTCGACTACCGCTATGACGATTACGGCGGCTTCGCGCGTCTCTCGGACGACAGCGTTATCGCAGGGTTCCGCAACCGCTTCATCGCGGGCGTGAACCTTCACAACGGAACGGTGGACGTCCGACACTTCGGCAACGGGCCCAACGCGGCCAAGCTCGCGCTCATCAGCCATACGGAGAACCGCTCGGAAAACCTTTCGGTCTATGCCGAGAACAGCTTTTTCGTGCTGCCCGACGTCGCGCTGGTGGCGGGACTGCAATTCCTGCACGCCGACCGCGACCGTGACGTTTTCTTCGGCAACGAACAGAGCGGACGCAACACGTTCGACGTCTGGAGCCCGAAGGCCGGCATCGTATGGGACGTCGATCCCGGCTGGCAGATGTTCGCCAACATCTCGCGCAGCGCGGAAGTTCCGAGCTTCGGGGAAAATGCGGTCAGCGGCTCGGCATTTACGGCCAAACTCCAGGAAGCCACCACCTACGAGATCGGCACGCGCGGCCGGCGCGAGACCTACCACTGGGATATCGCGCTCTACCGCGCCGAGATCGACAACGAGTTGCAGTGTCTCACGATCCTGGTGCCGTTCCCGAACATGTGCACGGTGACGAACGCGGACAAGACCGTGCATCAAGGCCTGGAGCTCGGCTTCGGGGCGGCGGTGCTGCACTCGCTCATCGTCGACGGTCCGACGCCCGACAGGCTGTGGCTGAACGCGGCCTATACGCTCAACGACTTCCACTTCGACAACGATGCCGTGTGGGGCGACAACGAACTTCCGGGCCTGCCGCGGCATTTTCTCAGGGCCGAGCTGATGTACCGTCACCCGTCCGGCGTCTTCTTCGGGCCGAACGTAGAATGGGCGCCCTCCGCCTACTTCGTCGACAACGCCAACACGCTCAAGACCGAAGGCTATGCCATCTGGGGTGCGAAGCTCGGCTACGAGGGCGAGACGTTCACGGCCTACATCGAAGGGCGTAATCTCTCCGACACGGCCTACATCGCGTCCGCCAGCGTTTCCGGCAACGTCCTCGGCCTCGACGGCGCCTACTTCGAGCCCGGCACGGGACGCGCCATTTACGGCGGCGTGCAGGTGAAGTGGTGA
- a CDS encoding DUF1775 domain-containing protein: protein MKRSYSSQALAAFALLPLALLASGPAGAHVTLEQREAAPGAAYKAVLKVPHGCGTSPTQAVRVEIPEGFINVKPMPKPGWSLATVKGPYATSYPLHGRTLTEGVKDITWADGNLPDEHYDEFVAAGFLGKDLAGGSSLYFKVTQTCADGERQWIEIPDGTEGQKLASPAAVLRIAASHEHAVPKDTGGAAKIGTLAIQGAWARATPQGAKVGAGYLTILNTGSEADTLIGIAAPVAGKGEIHDMTMTDGVMRMRALPEGIEIPAGGTATLAPGGKHLMFMDLKEPLVSGASLPVTLTFKSGASVEVTFPIRPIGGDQKGGGAAKDEHDHHHHH from the coding sequence ATGAAACGCTCATACTCCTCTCAAGCTCTGGCGGCGTTCGCGTTGCTTCCACTCGCCCTGCTGGCCAGCGGCCCCGCCGGCGCTCACGTCACACTCGAACAGCGGGAGGCCGCTCCGGGCGCGGCCTACAAGGCCGTGTTGAAGGTTCCGCACGGCTGCGGCACGTCGCCGACGCAGGCGGTTCGCGTGGAAATCCCCGAAGGCTTCATCAACGTGAAGCCGATGCCGAAACCGGGCTGGTCGCTCGCCACCGTGAAGGGGCCTTACGCCACGAGTTATCCGCTGCACGGGCGTACGCTGACCGAAGGCGTGAAGGACATCACGTGGGCGGACGGCAACCTGCCCGACGAGCACTACGACGAATTCGTGGCTGCGGGCTTCCTCGGCAAAGATCTCGCAGGAGGCTCTTCGCTCTATTTCAAGGTGACGCAGACCTGCGCGGACGGCGAGCGCCAGTGGATCGAGATCCCGGATGGAACCGAGGGCCAAAAGCTGGCGTCTCCGGCGGCGGTGCTGCGCATCGCAGCGTCTCACGAGCATGCGGTGCCGAAGGACACAGGCGGCGCAGCTAAGATTGGAACGCTTGCGATCCAAGGCGCGTGGGCACGCGCCACGCCTCAGGGGGCGAAAGTGGGCGCGGGCTATCTTACGATTCTCAACACGGGCAGTGAGGCGGATACGCTGATCGGCATCGCTGCCCCTGTCGCCGGCAAGGGCGAGATCCACGACATGACCATGACGGACGGCGTGATGCGGATGCGTGCGCTGCCGGAGGGGATCGAGATCCCAGCCGGCGGGACGGCCACGCTCGCGCCCGGCGGCAAGCATCTCATGTTCATGGATCTCAAAGAGCCGCTGGTTTCCGGCGCCAGCCTGCCGGTCACGCTGACGTTCAAGAGCGGCGCGTCCGTCGAGGTGACGTTCCCGATCCGTCCGATCGGCGGGGACCAAAAGGGCGGCGGCGCGGCCAAGGACGAGCACGACCACCATCATCACCACTGA
- the pqqA gene encoding pyrroloquinoline quinone precursor peptide PqqA, translated as MKTWMKPSVREQEVGLEVTSYLPADIDII; from the coding sequence ATGAAGACCTGGATGAAGCCCTCGGTTCGCGAGCAGGAAGTCGGCCTCGAAGTGACCTCGTATCTGCCGGCTGACATCGACATCATCTAA
- a CDS encoding MaoC family dehydratase, translating to MTGKDAETRLYFEDLEVGRRFTTGSVTMELDAIKAFAASFDPQPFHLDEEAASASFFGGLVASGWHTASVTMRLLVTSGLPIAGGVIGAGGDIVWPRAVRPGDTLSVVSEVVAAKPSASRPERGMVTVRSETLNQDGEVVQIMTARLVVPTRGSAR from the coding sequence ATGACCGGCAAAGACGCAGAAACCAGGCTCTACTTCGAGGATCTCGAAGTCGGCCGCCGCTTTACAACCGGCTCCGTGACCATGGAGCTTGACGCCATCAAGGCCTTCGCGGCGAGCTTCGACCCGCAACCGTTCCACCTCGACGAAGAAGCGGCGAGCGCGAGTTTTTTCGGCGGCCTCGTGGCGAGCGGTTGGCATACCGCGTCTGTCACAATGCGCCTCCTGGTGACGAGTGGGCTTCCCATCGCGGGCGGCGTCATCGGCGCCGGGGGCGATATCGTCTGGCCGCGTGCCGTACGCCCCGGCGATACGCTCTCCGTTGTCTCGGAAGTTGTCGCGGCCAAGCCCTCCGCATCGCGCCCCGAACGCGGCATGGTGACGGTGCGAAGCGAAACGCTGAATCAAGACGGGGAGGTGGTGCAGATCATGACGGCCCGCCTCGTCGTGCCGACGCGGGGAAGTGCGCGCTAA
- a CDS encoding patatin-like phospholipase family protein, whose translation MSRLAAARVRAKALAAMLAGLFIATTLTACATLDRLPAVPLALASEIQPLDIPYARFYADGDPAVLEALARETVAKRRAHTKATGAARSRADTTTFLAISGGGDDGAFGAGLLVGWTARGDRPDFAVVTGISTGALSAPFAFLGPEYDHALRSVYTETKVDDIFVKVSLISVFEGDGATDTTPLRNLIARFVDHKMVRRIAEEYDKGRLLLIGTTNLDQARSVIWNIGAIAKSSDPRARDLIIEVLRASASIPGVFPPVMLDVAVGGKHYQEMHVDGGATTQMFLYPPQLHLKRVERADPNHKDVAYIIRNGRLFRDEETVKRRTLAVASQAISTMIASNAVNDLYRIYLTTHRDGVAFNLAYLDDGFTVPYKGPFDKEYMNKLFAYGYRKGAGDVRWHKTPPGYAD comes from the coding sequence GTGTCGCGCTTGGCCGCGGCGCGCGTCCGGGCCAAAGCTCTGGCAGCTATGCTGGCCGGGCTTTTCATCGCAACGACGCTGACCGCCTGCGCGACGCTGGACCGTTTGCCGGCCGTGCCCCTGGCCCTGGCCTCCGAAATCCAGCCGCTCGACATCCCCTATGCGCGTTTCTATGCGGACGGCGATCCGGCCGTGCTCGAAGCGCTCGCCCGCGAGACGGTGGCAAAGCGCCGTGCGCACACAAAGGCGACCGGCGCCGCGCGGAGCCGGGCCGATACCACGACGTTCCTCGCGATATCGGGCGGGGGCGACGACGGTGCGTTCGGCGCGGGGCTTCTGGTCGGGTGGACCGCGCGCGGCGACCGGCCGGATTTCGCGGTCGTGACAGGGATCAGTACGGGTGCGCTCTCCGCACCGTTTGCCTTCCTCGGGCCCGAGTACGATCACGCGTTGCGCAGCGTCTACACGGAGACGAAGGTTGACGACATCTTCGTCAAGGTCTCGCTCATTTCCGTTTTCGAGGGCGATGGTGCAACCGATACCACGCCGCTGAGAAACCTCATCGCGCGCTTCGTCGACCACAAGATGGTCCGGCGCATCGCCGAGGAATACGACAAGGGCCGCCTCCTGCTCATCGGCACGACGAACCTCGACCAGGCCCGCTCGGTGATCTGGAACATCGGCGCCATCGCGAAAAGCTCGGATCCGAGAGCGCGCGACCTGATCATCGAAGTGCTGCGCGCGTCCGCCTCGATCCCGGGCGTCTTCCCGCCCGTCATGCTCGACGTGGCGGTTGGCGGAAAGCATTATCAGGAGATGCACGTCGATGGCGGAGCGACGACGCAGATGTTTCTCTATCCGCCGCAACTCCACTTGAAGCGGGTCGAGCGCGCAGATCCGAACCATAAGGATGTCGCCTACATCATCCGCAACGGACGGCTGTTCCGCGATGAGGAAACGGTGAAGCGGCGCACGCTGGCCGTCGCAAGCCAGGCGATCTCGACGATGATCGCCTCCAATGCAGTGAACGATCTCTATCGCATCTATTTGACGACCCACCGCGATGGCGTGGCCTTCAATCTCGCCTACCTCGACGATGGCTTTACCGTTCCCTACAAGGGCCCGTTCGACAAAGAGTACATGAACAAGCTGTTCGCCTATGGCTATCGGAAAGGCGCCGGCGACGTGCGCTGGCACAAGACGCCGCCCGGCTACGCGGATTGA
- a CDS encoding NUDIX hydrolase, whose product MGQQIEARLIEATRVDLRVTDAEWAFARQYQGEIAAHWARRSAENPHYFNGTVLLLSDYALSDDGVVSGRLLRTDFMSFLYWRETGCPEAGIYDTFCTALIRSREGHVLLCQQRPGNLNEGFATPPGGFIDERDVDADGTIDLSRAVTREIAEETGLGAPLLRQGAGFAILLVRHQVSLAVPWHSDLSGDDLVRKASLHIAGEAEGELLRTLSLSPGEALRTLSLPDYARVLLSASDVLKTSA is encoded by the coding sequence ATGGGACAACAGATCGAGGCGCGGCTCATCGAAGCGACACGGGTCGATCTTCGCGTCACCGATGCCGAATGGGCCTTCGCGCGCCAGTACCAAGGGGAGATCGCGGCTCACTGGGCGCGCCGTTCGGCCGAAAATCCGCACTATTTCAACGGCACCGTTCTTCTGCTGTCGGATTACGCACTGTCCGACGACGGGGTTGTCTCTGGGCGGTTGTTGCGGACGGACTTCATGAGCTTCCTCTATTGGCGCGAAACCGGGTGCCCGGAGGCTGGGATTTACGACACCTTCTGTACGGCGCTGATCCGTTCGCGCGAGGGGCATGTTCTTTTGTGCCAGCAGAGGCCGGGCAACCTGAACGAGGGCTTTGCGACGCCGCCCGGCGGGTTCATCGACGAGCGGGATGTCGACGCGGATGGGACGATCGATCTCTCGCGGGCCGTTACGAGAGAGATTGCGGAGGAAACGGGTCTCGGCGCCCCGCTGCTCCGCCAGGGGGCCGGCTTTGCGATCCTGCTTGTACGGCATCAAGTCTCGCTTGCCGTTCCCTGGCATTCCGACCTTTCCGGCGACGATCTGGTGCGCAAAGCGAGCCTGCACATCGCCGGTGAAGCCGAGGGCGAGCTTCTCCGTACACTTTCCCTCTCTCCCGGCGAAGCGCTTCGGACGCTCTCCTTGCCCGACTATGCACGGGTTCTGCTTTCCGCATCGGACGTCTTGAAAACCTCGGCCTGA